A single region of the Streptomyces caelestis genome encodes:
- a CDS encoding LCP family glycopolymer transferase has translation MERNTGVHIDHYAEIGFAGFVGWWTRSAAWTCAWTSPCGTRTPAPTCPSAARPSTRAEALAFVRQRKQGDLGRTHNQQKFLAALARKVVRAAR, from the coding sequence GTGGAACGCAACACCGGCGTGCACATCGACCACTACGCGGAGATCGGCTTCGCCGGTTTCGTGGGGTGGTGGACGCGGTCGGCGGCGTGGACCTGTGCCTGGACAAGCCCGTGCGGGACGAGGACTCCGGCGCCGACCTGCCCGTCGGCTGCCAGACCCTCGACCCGCGCTGAGGCGCTGGCCTTCGTACGGCAGCGCAAGCAAGGGGACCTGGGCCGCACCCACAACCAGCAGAAGTTCCTCGCCGCCCTCGCCCGCAAGGTCGTCAGGGCAGCGCGGTGA
- a CDS encoding CpaF family protein — MTAVDHQLVKRFRQDAGDRIAEQRRQDQVNNVTPMSSEDERQYARAVIAQILEEYARAEINAGRTPLDADTEEQYAAAVHAALFGVGRLQPLLDNPEVENIDINGCDQVFVGYADGREVKGDPVAETDEELIELIQVLGAYSGLSSRPFDSANPQLDLRLPDGSRLSAVMDVARRPALSIRRARMGKVFISDLVGNGTLTPEVAHFLACAVRARKNIMIAGATNAGKTTLLRALANEIPPHERLITVERALELGLDTFPDLHPNVVAFEERLPNSEGQGAISMAELVRRSLRMNPSRVIVGEVLGDEIVTMLNAMSQGNDGSLSTIHANSSSEVFNRISTYALQASERLPIEASQLLIAGAVNFVVFIQRRNDFGNGGRLQRMVTSVREVNGVDGRVLSSEVFAEAPDGRIVPHAPLACLEELMAHGYQPSGTWG, encoded by the coding sequence ATGACCGCTGTCGACCACCAGTTGGTCAAGCGGTTCCGCCAGGACGCCGGCGACCGCATCGCCGAGCAGCGCCGACAGGACCAGGTCAACAACGTCACTCCGATGTCCTCGGAGGACGAACGGCAGTACGCCCGTGCCGTCATAGCCCAGATCCTGGAGGAGTACGCCCGCGCCGAGATCAACGCGGGCCGTACGCCGCTGGACGCCGACACCGAGGAGCAGTACGCGGCCGCCGTGCACGCGGCGCTGTTCGGCGTCGGCCGGCTCCAGCCGCTGCTGGACAACCCCGAGGTCGAGAACATCGACATCAACGGGTGCGACCAGGTGTTCGTCGGCTACGCCGACGGACGCGAGGTGAAGGGCGACCCCGTCGCCGAGACCGACGAGGAGCTCATCGAGCTCATCCAGGTCCTCGGCGCCTACTCGGGTCTGTCCTCCCGCCCCTTCGACTCCGCCAACCCCCAGCTCGACCTGCGGCTTCCCGACGGTTCACGTCTGTCGGCCGTGATGGACGTCGCCCGGCGCCCCGCGCTGTCCATCCGCCGCGCGCGCATGGGCAAGGTGTTCATCTCGGACCTCGTCGGCAACGGCACGCTGACCCCCGAGGTCGCCCACTTCCTGGCCTGCGCGGTCCGCGCCCGCAAGAACATCATGATCGCCGGCGCCACCAACGCCGGTAAGACGACGCTCCTGCGCGCCCTCGCCAACGAGATCCCGCCGCACGAGCGCCTCATCACCGTCGAACGGGCCCTGGAGCTCGGGCTCGACACCTTCCCCGACCTGCACCCCAACGTCGTCGCCTTCGAGGAGCGCCTGCCCAACTCCGAGGGCCAGGGCGCCATCTCCATGGCGGAACTGGTGCGACGCTCGCTCCGTATGAACCCCTCCCGCGTCATCGTCGGTGAGGTCCTCGGCGACGAGATCGTCACCATGCTCAACGCGATGTCGCAGGGCAACGACGGCTCGCTGTCCACGATCCACGCCAACAGCTCCAGCGAGGTCTTCAACCGTATTTCCACCTACGCGTTGCAGGCCTCCGAGCGGCTGCCCATCGAGGCCAGCCAGCTGCTGATCGCGGGCGCGGTGAACTTCGTCGTCTTCATCCAGCGGCGCAACGACTTCGGCAACGGCGGCCGCCTCCAGCGCATGGTCACCTCCGTCCGCGAGGTCAACGGCGTCGACGGACGCGTCCTGTCCAGCGAGGTGTTCGCGGAGGCCCCCGACGGCCGGATCGTGCCGCACGCCCCCCTAGCCTGCCTGGAGGAACTGATGGCACACGGCTACCAGCCGTCCGGGACCTGGGGGTGA
- a CDS encoding type II secretion system F family protein, translating to MGGLFSTTVLYSIGSGVAVGGGLALLLIAVRGLPAKPDHEKQKAAERWSELIRFAGQRGSLAAIVGLVVLVLTRWAVAGIAAGVLVFFWDRLFGGAGEERAAMRRVEALASWTESLRDTIAGAVGLEQAIPASARAAAPVLRPHLDALVDRLRARTPLPEALQHLADEIDDASADIIVAALILNARLRGPGLRQVLGALAKSAREEVDMRQRVMAQRSSTRRSVQIVVAVSIAFVLGLSIFNRDFVEPYGTAVGQLVLACVCGLFALGFWWLRKLSTIETPERFLVRDEAAVQFVRPRTPSQQSQQQLPQEEGARR from the coding sequence ATGGGCGGCCTGTTCTCCACCACCGTCCTGTACTCGATCGGAAGCGGCGTCGCCGTCGGCGGCGGCCTCGCCCTCCTCCTCATCGCCGTACGCGGACTGCCCGCCAAGCCCGACCACGAGAAGCAGAAGGCCGCCGAGCGGTGGAGCGAACTGATCCGCTTCGCCGGCCAGCGCGGCTCGCTCGCCGCCATCGTCGGCCTGGTCGTCCTCGTCCTCACCCGCTGGGCCGTCGCGGGCATCGCGGCCGGCGTGCTCGTCTTCTTCTGGGACCGCCTGTTCGGCGGCGCCGGCGAGGAGCGCGCCGCCATGCGCCGCGTGGAGGCCCTGGCCTCCTGGACGGAGTCCCTGCGCGACACCATCGCCGGCGCGGTGGGCCTGGAGCAGGCCATCCCGGCCTCCGCCCGCGCCGCCGCCCCGGTCCTGCGCCCCCACCTCGACGCCCTCGTCGACCGCCTGCGCGCCCGCACCCCGCTGCCCGAGGCGCTCCAGCACCTAGCCGACGAGATCGACGACGCCTCCGCCGACATCATCGTCGCGGCCCTGATCCTCAACGCCCGCCTGCGCGGACCCGGTCTGCGCCAGGTACTGGGCGCGCTGGCCAAGTCGGCGCGCGAGGAAGTGGACATGCGGCAGCGGGTGATGGCGCAGCGCTCCTCGACCCGCCGGTCCGTGCAGATCGTCGTGGCGGTCTCGATCGCCTTCGTCCTCGGCCTGTCGATCTTCAACCGTGACTTCGTGGAGCCGTACGGCACCGCCGTCGGCCAGCTCGTCCTGGCCTGTGTCTGCGGCCTGTTCGCACTCGGCTTCTGGTGGCTGCGCAAGCTGTCCACCATCGAGACGCCCGAACGCTTCCTGGTCCGGGACGAGGCAGCCGTCCAGTTCGTGCGTCCCAGGACGCCGTCGCAGCAGTCCCAGCAGCAGCTGCCGCAGGAAGAGGGGGCACGCCGGTGA
- a CDS encoding type II secretion system F family protein — protein sequence MNLTMPLVVGAVIGLGLYALVRALMPSKRSPISQVARIDAMRARGSAYESARTEREKGRFGALRAEVGLRVSEFYLQQGWEQRSLRADLAVLDRSWEKFLATKVLLGVAGLFFGPLLFAIVYTLGVGRSPIIPVWLALLFAVIFFFLPDLEVRRDAAQKRRDLRRVIGAYLDLVSMSLAGGRGLPEALMAAAEISDGWANQRIRNALSDARITGVSQWQALGQLGEELGVEELKDLSASLALVADDGAKVRESLASRAETMRHRELAEIEGSAGEKSQSMLVAQLLLCAGFLVFLIFPAAMRVFQVQ from the coding sequence GTGAACCTCACGATGCCGCTCGTCGTCGGCGCCGTCATCGGCCTGGGCCTCTACGCCCTCGTACGCGCCCTCATGCCCAGCAAGCGCAGCCCGATCTCGCAGGTCGCGCGGATCGACGCGATGCGGGCCCGCGGCTCGGCCTACGAGTCAGCCCGCACCGAGCGGGAGAAGGGGCGCTTCGGCGCGCTGCGGGCCGAAGTCGGCCTGCGTGTCTCCGAGTTCTACCTCCAGCAGGGCTGGGAGCAGCGCTCGCTGCGCGCGGACCTGGCGGTCCTGGACCGCAGCTGGGAGAAGTTCCTGGCGACGAAGGTGCTGCTGGGTGTGGCGGGCCTGTTCTTCGGCCCGCTCCTGTTCGCCATCGTCTACACGCTCGGCGTCGGCCGGAGCCCGATCATCCCGGTGTGGCTGGCGCTGCTCTTCGCGGTGATCTTCTTCTTCCTGCCCGACCTGGAGGTACGGCGCGACGCGGCCCAGAAGCGGCGCGACCTCAGGCGAGTGATCGGCGCGTACCTCGACCTGGTGTCGATGAGCCTGGCCGGCGGACGCGGTCTGCCCGAGGCCCTGATGGCGGCGGCCGAGATCTCCGACGGCTGGGCCAACCAGCGCATCCGCAACGCCCTCTCCGACGCCCGCATCACCGGCGTCAGCCAGTGGCAGGCGCTCGGACAGCTCGGCGAGGAACTGGGCGTCGAGGAACTCAAGGACCTCTCCGCCTCCCTGGCCCTGGTCGCGGACGACGGTGCGAAGGTGCGCGAGTCCCTCGCGTCGCGGGCCGAGACCATGCGGCACCGGGAGCTCGCGGAGATCGAGGGCAGCGCGGGTGAGAAGTCCCAGTCGATGCTCGTGGCGCAGCTGTTGCTGTGCGCAGGGTTCCTGGTGTTCCTGATCTTTCCGGCGGCGATGCGGGTGTTCCAGGTGCAGTGA
- a CDS encoding TadE family protein: MLADVSRRIRRRVRAARRAAAARGDSGMTAIEFVLLTPVLFFMIFATVQFALYFFADHVAQAAAQAGARKARATADERPGAWRGEAQDVVDSYISQLGPQLVLAPDVKMLQPDQNTVGVEIEARVPTVFPGLDLTVHAQSAGPVERFVQEEN, translated from the coding sequence ATGCTGGCGGACGTGAGCAGACGGATACGCCGCAGGGTGCGGGCCGCGCGGAGAGCGGCGGCCGCCCGCGGTGACTCCGGCATGACCGCGATCGAGTTCGTGCTGCTCACTCCCGTACTGTTCTTCATGATCTTCGCGACCGTGCAGTTCGCCCTGTACTTCTTCGCGGACCACGTCGCCCAGGCGGCGGCCCAGGCGGGAGCGCGCAAGGCGCGTGCCACGGCCGACGAACGACCGGGCGCGTGGCGGGGCGAGGCCCAGGACGTGGTGGACAGCTACATCAGCCAGCTGGGTCCGCAGCTGGTGCTGGCGCCGGACGTGAAGATGCTCCAGCCGGACCAGAACACGGTCGGTGTGGAGATCGAGGCCCGGGTGCCGACGGTGTTCCCGGGGCTGGACCTGACGGTGCACGCGCAGTCGGCCGGCCCGGTGGAACGGTTCGTACAGGAGGAGAACTGA
- a CDS encoding TadE/TadG family type IV pilus assembly protein yields MTPSPRALWNDSRRADDRGLSTIEVVILAPVMILFILVLVAFGQLVDGRGALDGAARDAARAGSIQKDHATAMAEAKKAAEANLGDVCSGPVSVVQTSQGFEPDTIFTVEVSCQVRGLATLGLDVPTTLSASFSSPLDPFRRSA; encoded by the coding sequence ATGACTCCGTCTCCTCGTGCGCTGTGGAACGACAGCCGGCGGGCGGACGACCGGGGCCTGTCCACGATCGAGGTCGTGATCCTCGCCCCGGTGATGATCCTGTTCATCCTCGTCCTGGTGGCCTTCGGCCAGCTCGTCGACGGCCGCGGAGCGCTCGACGGAGCGGCCCGGGACGCGGCCCGCGCGGGTTCGATCCAGAAGGACCACGCCACCGCCATGGCCGAGGCCAAGAAGGCCGCCGAGGCGAACCTGGGGGATGTCTGCTCCGGGCCCGTGTCGGTCGTCCAGACGAGCCAGGGATTCGAGCCCGACACCATCTTCACGGTCGAGGTGAGCTGCCAGGTGCGTGGCCTCGCCACGCTCGGCCTCGACGTTCCGACGACGCTGTCGGCGAGCTTCAGCTCCCCGCTCGACCCGTTCCGGAGGTCGGCGTGA
- a CDS encoding pilus assembly protein TadG-related protein yields the protein MRHLPPYGRSWWAARRAHLGDRGSGAGAVIIFALVFLSLSAFVIDGGLSISKRERAADIAEQAARFAAQDIDREALYENPDLNALGPINYENCNARVKAFAREMDMTGADIAATHCVAADAQQVQVEVQLTYSPVFTGMFYGGDVVVHGQAVAENEVG from the coding sequence GTGAGACACCTCCCGCCCTATGGGCGGTCGTGGTGGGCGGCCCGTCGCGCCCACCTGGGCGACCGTGGCTCCGGCGCCGGCGCGGTCATCATCTTCGCGCTGGTCTTCCTCTCCCTCTCCGCGTTCGTGATCGACGGCGGCCTGTCCATCTCCAAGCGGGAACGGGCGGCCGACATCGCGGAGCAGGCGGCCCGTTTCGCCGCCCAGGACATCGACCGCGAAGCCCTCTACGAGAACCCGGACCTGAACGCCCTGGGGCCGATCAACTACGAGAACTGCAACGCCCGCGTGAAGGCCTTCGCCCGCGAGATGGACATGACGGGCGCGGACATCGCGGCGACCCACTGTGTGGCGGCGGACGCCCAGCAGGTCCAGGTCGAGGTGCAGCTCACCTACTCCCCGGTCTTCACGGGGATGTTCTACGGCGGCGACGTGGTCGTCCACGGGCAGGCGGTGGCGGAGAACGAGGTCGGCTGA